DNA from Thermoleophilum album:
TTGGTGAGCCGTCGCGTACCGCGCTCGGCCTGTCTGGGGCGACCTCGGCTAGCTGGCCGTGTAACTCCACCGACGCGATGCTAAAGGCGCTCGGTGGCCGAGGGAAGGCTGTTTGGCAAGCCCCCCGGACGGCGGGCCGGCCGCTGGCGGGCAGAGCGGTGCGTTGCGAGCAGCACCGCGGCCCTCTAGGTTCATCGGCGAGCATGCCCACTAGCCCCCGCTGTCGACTTCAGCTGCCGCGATGAACACGCCCGTCGTGATCGAGGTTCGCGACGTCGCGAAGACGTTCTTGGTCCCGGAGCACCGCGTGGACACTCTGAAGGAGCGCGTAGTGCGCCCCTTCCGCCGCATCTCATACCGGCGATTCGAGGCGCTTAAGGGCGTCTCGTTCGACGTTTACGACGGTGAGTTCTTCGGGATCGTGGGGCAGAACGGCTCGGGCAAAAGCACGCTCCTAAAAATCCTCGCCAACATCTACAAGGCCGACCGCGGTCGTGTGCGCGTAGCCGGCCGGGTGGCACCCTTCATTGAGCTCGGCGTGGGCTTCAACCCCGAGTTCACGGCAAGCGAGAACATCGAAATCAACGGCGTCTTGATGGGGCTCACCCGTCGCGAGGCGCGACGGCGCGCGGATCGCATCCTGGACTTCGCAGAGCTCCAGGAGTTCCGCGAACTCAAGCTCAAGAACTACTCGTCCGGGATGATGGTGCGCCTCGCCTTCTCGATCATGGTCGAGGCGGACGCCGACATCATGCTGATCGACGAGGTGCTGGCGGTCGGCGACGCTGGTTTCGCGCAGAAGTGCATGGACGTTTTCCGCGCTCGCAAGCGCGCGGGCAAGACGATCGTGCTGGTGACGCACGACATGGCGACCGTCCAGTCGATGTGCGATCGCGCGCTGCTGATCGACGTCGGCGAGGTCCGCTACGTGGGCGATCCGGAGGAAGCCGCTCGTCGTTACCTACGTATCAACTTTCAGCGCGGGAGCAATCGCAGCGCAGCGGGCGAACCGAGCGACCCAGCCACCGGCGGGGAGCGCATGCGGGTGGCGGTCCCCCAAACCAACGTCCGTCTCGCGTCGGCACGCCTGCTCGTCAACGGCGAAGAAGCGCGAAACGTCGAGGAAGGCGCGAGCTTTCTGATCGACGCACGCCTGCGCGCTGAACGGGAGCTGAAGGACCCGTTGTTCGGGCTCCAGGTCTTCAACGACGAAGGGATCTTGATCGCCCGACCACCGCGCTGGAGGCTGCCGGAGCAGCAACGAGCGAGGAAAATTGCAGTCGACGAAGAGCTAGCCGTGCAGATCGAAC
Protein-coding regions in this window:
- a CDS encoding ABC transporter ATP-binding protein, which encodes MNTPVVIEVRDVAKTFLVPEHRVDTLKERVVRPFRRISYRRFEALKGVSFDVYDGEFFGIVGQNGSGKSTLLKILANIYKADRGRVRVAGRVAPFIELGVGFNPEFTASENIEINGVLMGLTRREARRRADRILDFAELQEFRELKLKNYSSGMMVRLAFSIMVEADADIMLIDEVLAVGDAGFAQKCMDVFRARKRAGKTIVLVTHDMATVQSMCDRALLIDVGEVRYVGDPEEAARRYLRINFQRGSNRSAAGEPSDPATGGERMRVAVPQTNVRLASARLLVNGEEARNVEEGASFLIDARLRAERELKDPLFGLQVFNDEGILIARPPRWRLPEQQRARKIAVDEELAVQIELENPFVPGRYSVDLWVAEERGRDEIAVQPLRLISFVVYGTGEREGIVRLRSRCSTELGQPPTGSHEIGPTMTSASPAMPTASPTDVEDGVL